gaagaagcgatggcgggcccggattccaacaaatggcttaaagccatgaaatccgagataggatccatgtatgaaaataaagtatggactttgacggcttgcccgatgatcggcaagccatagagaataagtggatctttaagaagaagactaacgcggatggtaatgtgaccgtctataaggctcggcttgtcgctaagggttatcgacaagttcaaggggttgactacgatgtcacctgtagcaaagctgaagtccgtccgaatcatgttagcaattgccgcattctatgattatgagatctggcaaatggacgtcaaaacggcattccttaatggtttccttaaggaagaattgtatatgttgcagctggaaggttttgtcgatcctaagaatgctgacaaggtatgcaaactccagcgctccatctatgggctggtgcaagcatctcggagttggaacattcactttgatgaaatgatcaaagcgtttgggtttatacagacttatggagaagcatgtatttacaagaaagtgagtgggagctctgtagcatttctcatattatatgtggatgacatattgttgatgggaaatgatatagaacttttggaaagcataaaggcctacttgaataagtggttttcaatgaaggaccttggagaagttgcttacatattaggcatcaagatctatagagatagatcgagacacctcattggtctttcacaaagcacatatcttgacaagatattgaagaagttcaatatggatcagtccaagaaggggttcttgcctatattgcaaggtgtgaaattgagcgcaggcgcagctcaatgcccgaccttggcagaagatagagaaaagatgagtgtcatcccctatgcctcagccataggctctattatgtatgtcatgttgtgtacctgacctgatgtgaaccttaccataagtttggtagggaggtaccaaagtgatcccggaatggaacactggacagcggtcaagaatatcctaaagtacctgagaaggactaaggatatgtttctcgtttatggaggtgctgaagagctcgtcgtaaagggttacatcgatgctagctttgacatagatccggatgactccaagtcacaaaccggatacgtgtatattttgaatggtggggcagtcagctggtgcagttgcaagcaaagcgtcgcagcgggatctacatgtgaagcggagtacatagctgcttcgcaaGCAGCACAAGATGTAGTCTGGATAAAGGAgtttatcaccgacctaggagtgattCTCAATGCATCAGGCCCGATGACAGTTATGACCGGTTTGGTCTATAACCGGAAGAGGCCCACCAGgcattagtattaggggcttgacccacaagttatcttaggcaagttatcttaggctaaagatataaatactagttgtaagacatcgtttgagatcaagcaataaagatattatcatcttctgttgcccggctccctgaggagtcggaaccctagccgccaccagcCAACCGTCACCGCACCTAaaccctagccgcgacggcgcccaCTCGCCGGCGCGCCCGCTCCAGCCCTCACCCACCTCCTCCTTGTCCCTATAACCTGCGTAGCCGCACTGGTAGGAACCCCaatcctaccaatttggtatcaggtaccCGGGTTTTGACCATGTCTTCGCCACCTCCaattccgccaccgccgccgctgcccgtcaactccaccaccgccgctgccgccaacTCCTCCACCGCCGCTGCTTCCGCGCCGGGCGTCACGGACTCGCTCTCGGCGGGCGCCACGGCGTCGCTCTCGGCGCCGTCCCTCCCAGTGCCCGGCACCGTGCCGGGCCACGGGCGGCCACCGGCCCTCGTCCAACATacgccgccgccgtcacctcccCCGCAGCCGCAGCAGTTCACACAGGAGTCAATGGCCGGCGTCCTCAACGACCTCGTCGCCACGGTCCAGGGCATCCGCCTCTACCTGTCAAGTCCGTACAGGCCGCCTCCACCACTCCATCCAGCCATGGCCGCGAATCCGCAGGCGCTGCCATGGTACTCGGTACCGGGAGCCATCACCGGAGGCTACCCAGTGCTCCCCGCCCTGGCGGCCGCACCGCCGCCTTGGCCACAGTGGCCGCCGCCGCTCGCGACGGCAACCGCGTGATCAATTGTAGGTACAGTGGGGTTTTTACGccccaaactacggatgtcgtgttctccacagggactagacGACGGTGACTATGCTCTGGCTAAAGGTAGGTGACAGAATTTAGTTGATGAGAACAGAAAGTAAACCTAAACTATCAATGATTGTCACCAAACAAAATTGTGGATAACCAACAAGGGAGAATCAGATTTTACTCAAtgtctttttggtattttcatcaCACTTGAGAATCTAAAACACTAACACAAAGGGGAATAATATGACAAGGACACATATATAACTATCATACATGAACAAAGGGAAGAAACAATACAAAGACATATGAAGAATACTGTTTCACTAAACAAAGTATAACAGGTCAAATATTTCTCAAAGTGACAAGATATCAACTAGTCAACACAAAGGACATACTAATCAAGCATTGATATTGAACTTCGAAACTGAACCAAACAGTAGGATATTACACTTAACAAATCTGAATATTACATGTAATAAAACATCTCAATGCTGAATATTACAAAGTACTGAACAATAAACTTCTCAAAGTTACagaaatttgagagagagagagagagagagcagcagcagcagcagcagcaggtagGTTCAGAGAAGAAGAGTAGCAAGGGAAGTAGAGAGAGATAGCAGCAGGGGGTTGGGAGCAGCAGCAGGAGACGCTGGAGAAGCAGAAAGGGGCGCTGGAGAGAGGAAGAGCAGCAACAGGTTGGGAAAGAAGCAGGGGCGTGAGGAGAGAAGCAGCAGCAGTTTTATGGTTCAGAAAAGAGGCAAAGAAGCAGAGGAAGTGGGGATAAGAGGGCAACAGCAGGAAGGGAAAGGGAGTAGCAGAGACGTGGAGAGGAGCAGCAGATCGGCGCAAGAGGAGGAGCAAGAGCAGTGAGGCAAGGGAAGAAGAGCAGCAGCATCGAGATTCAGAGAAGAAGGGGAGCAGAGGAAGTGGAGTAGCAGCAGTAGGGACGAGGGGGGAAGCAGCAGCAATTGGAGGCGCGCGGGGGATCAGACACCTCGTCTGGTCGGGCGCGCAAGTGATGGTGGTGAAGGGGTGGCGCTGATGGATGGTGCAGCGGCGCGAGGTGGTGATGGAGTGGATGGATGGTGGtgtatggaggtgctggtggatggATGGCGCGGTGAAGGTGGAGGCGCGGTGGAGCGGTGGCGCGCCCCACGCCGGCCTGGCTGCAGCGGCAGCCGGTGGTGGAGAAGGTGGGGTGAGGGAGATGGAGATGCCAGGCCCGATTTGGGAATCAGGGCGTCTAGGGATTTTGACCTCCTCTGATCTGCCATTTTTTCACTTTGGCCCTCCTGCTTCCTTTCTTCTCAAGATGATCCTCCAACATTAGCTTGCCCCTGGATACTTCTTTTCTTCTCGCTCGGGTCCCTCGTTCTCTCGTTCCAGCCCCAAGTCTCATCGCGTTTGGCAATCGACTGAATCTTGAAGTTTATAGTGCCTTctcgcacttttctgcaaaagaaacaatTCACTAGTCAACATGCTCTTATATGATTATCATTCAAATATTCAGTATTTCATAGCAAAAATTAATGTCAGAACTCAACAAATGGTATATTTGTAtgccaaaattatatatatgaaatgtgcttatcaagttcccccacacttaaatctttACTTGTCCTCAAGTAAAGGCATATGACAAGAGCTAGACAGTCAACAGTGAGCTGACTGGAGAATGCCAAGTGAAGTAGATCTCTAAACAATGCATGCTTTGGACTTAGCTAGTGCAAATCAATGGTCAAGAGTGCTACAAAGCAATAGGATACTAGTAGACTCAATCATTTTAAACTTTTACAATGATAAAAGTGGATCAACAAGTTCAAATGATGATTGTGCCAaaggttcctaaagagagcatgatcccgAGCACAAAAAAGAACATAAACTTGTGATCAAATCACTTATTTACAGAAGTAAAGCAATGATAATATTTTATCGATctcaccaaaggaacataccaccgatcccgagaacatggtatacacctggatcgaccaattattagtttagttttttttgtttgtctccccaaaggaacataccaccgatcccgagaacatggtatacacctggttcgacaattacatttttttattattaattactgcccaagctaacccgatttcacatgccaccgatcccaggaacatgacatgctactgtaggtagtcagacttatttattcattattacttatcttaaatgaacaacgcataagcacaaaaataggaatcatcacttctccatgtctggttcacatgctaccgatccagggaacatagcatactaatccatagtgcttaggtgattgctctcaatgggaaCACATTAGGCACAAACTCAGCATCTGACACTTAATGATCTAGGTGTATCGAGGTAAAAGCAGAAAATGATtaagttttctagtgtactagggatttgagcactcaaaactaataactttcactaatttcagcaaagcaagcagtatgtagatcactagtttacaaggcATTCACGATTCAGTTCACATATTCACATCAAGCATCATATGTCAAAGGTAAAATTCAGTGGGACGACATTTAAGAAATGGCTCAAGCAACCCAAATATCAAATGATTTCAGCATGTATCAATGGATGATATATTAAGATTCgggtcatgaaacagctcaccggGTTTATATAGGAAGTAGCACTCGCTCAACGCTCTCTAAACTGCAGCTCTTCTCTTTTTGCTTCTCTATCCCCATGCCTGCTCCAGCTTCACTCCTCTTCGCGTGTGCCCATTGCTTCTCCTCATCACCATGCCGTGAATCCACCAGGATCCCAGGGAATGTCATCTCGAACTCGGTCAACTCGCAGTAAATGGTACACAAGCATCAACCTGAAAGAACACTCAACAACCAAGCCAATACAAGTGACAGAGAGAATGCCCTCTAAGTCATCGATAGAGTACCCTATCATATAAGTATATCTATTGAGCAAGTTAGGAACATGTATCAACAACAAGTCACATGGTGCATAGGCAGTATCCATGATATGGCATATCTTGTCGAGAAAGCTGAGATCATACCTGAGATAGTTAGGAAGAAGCTTCAGGACTACCTCCATTGAAGATACCAAGTGAGGTGTGGTAGTAGAAATTTCCACCGGATTCGTGTCAACAAGTGAAATAGAGCTTGACTCCTTGACATCTGAATCCACCTCACCATAATCAACCATGAAGCTCTCCATCTCAGGCTCAAGTGTTGAAGAATCAATGCGGCTAACATCATCAAAGGCGAACTTCTCCATATCTGGCTCTAGCAGCACATGATCAATATCAACTAAAGGTGACTCCTCAATATCAAAAGCAACTAACTGCAGCTCCGGCTCATCCATGGAAGAATCATCACAATGCAAAACTGAATCTCCAACACTAGTATCCATGTGATCCGTAGCGCGTGTGTCAACTAGAATGGTGTCATCATCGTCAAAGATAATCCATGCAAGCTCAATCTTGTCACACTGAGATAGAGGTTCAGGATTTTGTGTAAGAATTGGCGGCTGAGGTGTAGTGATTTGTTGCAAGCAAACCAATGAATCAGAGGTGGGCTTATCATTGTACCGCTGAAGTTGGTGGAAAGCTATGCTCTCAATCAGCAGAAAAGCATCATCAAGTGTCTTGTTTGTAATAGCTCCGCCCGCTGCCATATCGACGTAAGCTCGAGTGTCCCAAGTCAATCCTCTATAGAATATCTGCAGCTCTAACCATCTCTCGAGCCCGTGGTTAGGACATCTCCTGAATAAAGCCTTGTATCTCTCCCAAGCATCATACAAGCTCTCGCCTTCACGCTGAACGAAGCTGAGGATCTCATCTCGAATTGCGGACTGCTTGTGTAGTGGGAAATATTTATCCAAGAAAGCTTGTGATATCTCGTTCCAACTGAATGATCTTGATGGCAAGGATCGATACCAAGCACGAGCATCATCCCGGAGAGAGAATGAGAACAGCATGCACTTGATAGCATCTTGAGGAACTCCATGGTACTTGACTGTACCTGAATACTCCATGACTCGGTATAAGTGCTCATAGGGATCCTCAGTGGGCAGTCCTCCAAACTGTTGTTGTTGAACCAAAGCAATAAGACCAGGCTTCATCTAAAAATTCTCTGCCTCAATAGTTGGCCAAACCGGTCCTGTGATATAACATTGACTACTTGGCATCCAAAGATCACGACGCAATGCCATATCTTAACCAAGTGTAACTATAGAACAACCAGCAAAGATTTATGATTCCCTACACACACTCATAAACAGTAAACACTAGTCAGAAGGTTAGTATCCTAATAAGCCGAAGCAACAATGGGGGAAAGTAGAGGAAAAACACTGAAGATGAAATACACGACGAATTGAACAAGGAACTAAAGTAAATCTAGTCTATAGCCTAACACGGTCACTCGACgctagtccccggcaacggcgccaaaattgATCAATTGTAGGTACAGTGGGGTTTTTACGCCCCAAACTATagatgtcgtgttctccacagggactagacGACGGTGACTATGCTCTGGCTAAAGGTAGGTGACAGAATTTAGATGATGAGAACAGAGAGTAAACCTAAACTATCAATGATTGTCACCAAACAAAATTGCGGATAACCAACAAGGGAGAATCAGATTTTACTCGAtgtctttttggtattttcatcaCACTTGAGAATCTAAAACACTAACACAAAGGGGAATAATATGACAAGGACACATATATAACTATCATACATGAACAAAGGGAAGAAACAATACTAAGACATATGAAGAATACTGTTTCACTAAACAAAGTATAACAGGTCAAATATTTCTCAAAGTGACAAGATATCAACTAGTCAACACAAAGGACATACTAATCAAGCATTGATATTGAACTTCGAAACTGAACCAAACAGTAGGATATTACACTTAACAAATCTGAATATTACATGTAATAAAACATCTCAATGCTGAATATTACAAAGTACTGAACAATAAACTTCTCAAAGTTACagaaatttgagagagagagagagagagagcagcagcagcagcagcaggtagGTTCAGAGAAGAAGAGTAGCAAGGGAAGTAGAGAGAGATAGCAGCAGGGGGTTGGGAGCAGCAGCAGGAGACGCTGGAGAAGCAGAAAGGGGCGCTGGAGAGAGGAAGAGCAGCAACAGGTTGGGAAAGAAGCAGGGGCGTGAGGAGAGAAGCAGCAGCAGTTTTATGGTTCAGAAAAGAGGCAAAGAAGCAGAGGAAGTGGGGATAAGAGGGCAACAGCAGGAAGGGAAAGGGAGTAGCAGAGACGTGGAGAGGAGCAGCAGATCGGCGCAAGAGGAGGAGCAAGAGCAGTGAGGCAAGGGAAGAAGAGCAGCAGCATCGAGATTcagagaagaagaaggggagcagaGGAAGTGGAGTAGCAGCAGTAGGGACGAGGGGGGAAGCAGCAGCAATTGGAGGCGCGCGGGGGATCAGACACCTCGTCTGGTCGGGCGCGCAAGTGATGGTGGTGAAGGGGTGGCGCTGATGGATGGTGCAGCGGCGCGAGGTGGTGATGGAGTGGATGGATGGTGGtgtatggaggtgctggtggatggAGGGCGCGGTGAAGGTGGAGGCGCGGTGGAGCGGTGGCGCGCCCCACGCCGGCCTGGCTGCGGCGGCAGCCGGTGGTGGAGAAGGTGGGGTGAGGGAGATGGAGATGCCAGGCCCGATTTGGGAATCAGGGCGTCTAGGGATTTTGACCTCCTCTGATCTGCCATTTTTTCACTTTGGCCCTCCTGCTTCCTTTCTTCTCAAGATGATCCTCCAACATTAGCTTGCCCCTGGATACTTCTTTTCTTCTCGCTCGGGTCCCTCGTTCTCTCGTTCCAGCCCCAAGTCTCATCGCGTTTGGCAATCGACTGAATCTTGAAGTTTATAGTGCCTTctcgcacttttctgcaaaagaaacaatTCACTAGTCAACATGCTCTTATATGATTATCATTCAAATATTCAGTATTTCATAGCAAAAATTAATGTCAGAACTCAACAAATGGTATATTTGTAtgccaaaattatatatatgaaatgtgcttatcaccGCGCCACTCGCCGCCACCATGGGGCCGCAGTGGCCCACCTGGACCGCGCCGGCCGCGCCGTCTCCCGCCATGCCGTCCCTTCCAGCAGCCACGGAGCAGGGTCCTCCACCGCCCCATCCCAGCCCTAACCTGGGTCGGTCATCACCGAGCGGGCTTCCGATCCAGGAGGTCCGCTTTCCGTCATCGCCATCGCCACTCCCCGACTGGCTTCACGGGCCGCCATCGGCCTACCCGGGGGGCCGCCCGCCGTCCGGTTTCC
Above is a window of Triticum dicoccoides isolate Atlit2015 ecotype Zavitan chromosome 5B, WEW_v2.0, whole genome shotgun sequence DNA encoding:
- the LOC119308606 gene encoding uncharacterized protein LOC119308606, coding for MKPGLIALVQQQQFGGLPTEDPYEHLYRVMEYSGTVKYHGVPQDAIKCMLFSFSLRDDARAWYRSLPSRSFSWNEISQAFLDKYFPLHKQSAIRDEILSFVQREGESLYDAWERYKALFRRCPNHGLERWLELQIFYRGLTWDTRAYVDMAAGGAITNKTLDDAFLLIESIAFHQLQRYNDKPTSDSLVCLQQITTPQPPILTQNPEPLSQCDKIELAWIIFDDDDTILVDTRATDHMDTSVGDSVLHCDDSSMDEPELQLVAFDIEESPLVDIDHVLLEPDMEKFAFDDVSRIDSSTLEPEMESFMVDYGEVDSDVKESSSISLVDTNPVEISTTTPHLVSSMEVVLKLLPNYLRLMLVYHLLRVDRVRDDIPWDPGGFTAW